Proteins co-encoded in one Granulicella cerasi genomic window:
- a CDS encoding secondary thiamine-phosphate synthase enzyme YjbQ encodes MKQAVHKLEIATRGKGLYEFTPSVAEWAGRQEMRTGLVTVFCRHTSASLLIQENADPTVRTDIRAYFDQIAPDDGPYEHNYEGADDMPAHLKTALTQVQLSIPFVNGRMALGTWQGIYLFEHRVHPHRREIVLHLIGE; translated from the coding sequence TTGAAGCAGGCTGTGCACAAGCTGGAAATCGCCACGCGTGGGAAGGGACTCTACGAGTTCACTCCAAGCGTGGCCGAGTGGGCAGGGCGTCAGGAGATGCGGACGGGACTGGTCACGGTTTTCTGCCGGCACACGTCGGCGTCGCTGCTGATTCAGGAAAACGCTGACCCCACGGTGCGGACCGACATCCGCGCTTACTTCGACCAGATCGCCCCAGACGATGGCCCTTACGAGCACAACTACGAAGGCGCGGACGATATGCCCGCTCATCTGAAGACGGCGCTTACGCAGGTTCAGCTCTCCATCCCGTTCGTAAACGGTCGCATGGCGCTGGGGACGTGGCAGGGTATTTACCTCTTCGAGCATCGCGTGCACCCGCACCGTCGCGAAATCGTTCTGCACCTGATCGGCGAATAA
- a CDS encoding HAMP domain-containing sensor histidine kinase — protein sequence MRTFFLQMFVAFWLVTIGIFLVATALNPDGAHGSLENIFAFSQQDAEQVNESVVAIYQHHGCDFPPRIRQYYVLSNTSGQTMCGAALDAKTVELVRDSVRSNHVVGLHHGSEWITATPASLGQQQYVVLHHGPYVPRPWFPHLPGVALPVSLVITFLFAFLLTLPVRALSRAFRDFSAGDLSVRLPVSKGRFSGWGGADVRSLMLDFNYMADRISGLMEAQKMLVRDVSHELRSPLARLRLALEMAREQSGAPLPELDRMEIEAERVNDLIGQMLTLSLMESTQEIASRERIEVRELVESMMPDLRFEAERRQCSVNLRVPTSPLFVDGNAELLRRMVENVARNAIRYTHPGTEVEIALGSESLRQSSKDRAARPSSFVTIEVADRGPGVPEESLAMLFRAFFRTDSARGSSTGGFGLGLSIAERAARLHHGGISAHNRSGGGLRIAIRLRQEAATRSA from the coding sequence ATGCGGACATTCTTCCTGCAGATGTTCGTCGCGTTCTGGCTGGTGACGATCGGCATCTTCCTTGTGGCGACTGCGCTGAACCCCGACGGCGCGCATGGTTCGCTCGAAAACATCTTTGCGTTCTCTCAGCAGGATGCGGAGCAGGTCAACGAGTCAGTCGTCGCTATCTATCAACACCACGGATGTGACTTTCCTCCGCGCATTCGTCAGTACTACGTGCTCTCGAACACGTCCGGGCAAACGATGTGCGGCGCGGCTCTCGATGCAAAAACGGTAGAGCTGGTGCGCGATTCTGTGCGCAGCAATCACGTCGTGGGTTTGCACCATGGAAGCGAATGGATCACGGCGACGCCGGCGAGTCTCGGGCAGCAGCAATACGTGGTGTTGCATCACGGCCCGTATGTACCGCGTCCGTGGTTCCCGCATCTGCCGGGCGTGGCGTTGCCGGTTTCGTTGGTCATCACCTTCCTGTTTGCGTTCCTGCTGACGTTGCCGGTGCGCGCATTGTCGAGAGCGTTTCGTGACTTCTCTGCAGGCGATCTCTCGGTACGGCTGCCGGTATCCAAGGGTCGCTTCAGTGGATGGGGCGGTGCTGATGTGCGGAGTCTGATGCTCGACTTCAACTACATGGCAGACCGCATCAGCGGCTTGATGGAGGCGCAGAAGATGCTCGTGCGCGATGTGAGCCACGAGCTTCGGTCGCCGCTGGCCCGGCTGCGGCTTGCGCTTGAAATGGCGCGCGAGCAGAGCGGTGCGCCGTTGCCCGAGCTCGATCGCATGGAGATTGAAGCGGAGCGCGTGAACGATCTGATCGGCCAGATGCTGACGCTTTCGCTGATGGAAAGCACGCAGGAGATCGCATCCCGTGAGCGCATCGAGGTCCGCGAACTCGTCGAGTCGATGATGCCGGACCTGCGATTCGAAGCCGAGCGCCGACAGTGCAGTGTGAACCTCCGCGTGCCCACCTCGCCGCTCTTCGTGGACGGCAACGCCGAGCTGCTGCGCCGCATGGTGGAGAACGTGGCGCGGAATGCGATCCGCTACACGCATCCGGGGACGGAGGTGGAGATCGCGCTCGGCTCCGAGAGCCTCCGGCAGAGCTCAAAGGACCGCGCGGCCAGGCCATCCAGCTTTGTGACGATCGAGGTCGCTGATCGCGGCCCCGGCGTGCCCGAGGAGAGCCTGGCGATGTTGTTCCGCGCCTTCTTCCGGACGGACTCTGCACGCGGCAGCTCTACGGGCGGATTCGGCCTGGGGCTTTCGATCGCCGAGCGCGCGGCGCGCCTGCACCACGGAGGTATCTCGGCTCACAACCGCTCTGGTGGTGGACTGCGCATCGCGATCAGGCTGCGGCAGGAGGCCGCGACTCGATCGGCCTAA
- a CDS encoding response regulator transcription factor, with product MASSGADSVLIVDDDVELCEMLSSYLGSHGWSVSTAHSGEAGLASAASLMPHLVIVDVMLPDMDGFEVLRRLHKAHSHRVLLLTARGEEIDRIVGLELGADDYLGKPFNPRELMARMKAILRRSQATAEKTASSTEVSGFSVDSLKRAISFRQRLVPLTDAEFMLLQFFLERAHEVISRDELSLTVFERASRPFDRTVDMTVSRLRRKLEQLAGFHGGIRSVRNSGYIFVPEGDGGER from the coding sequence ATGGCGTCTAGTGGAGCAGACTCGGTGCTGATTGTGGATGACGATGTCGAGCTCTGCGAGATGCTCAGCAGCTATCTGGGCTCGCATGGCTGGAGCGTCTCCACGGCCCACTCCGGTGAAGCTGGACTTGCCTCCGCGGCATCGCTAATGCCCCACCTCGTGATCGTCGATGTGATGCTGCCCGATATGGATGGCTTCGAGGTGCTTCGCCGACTGCATAAGGCGCATTCTCATCGCGTGCTCTTGCTCACCGCTCGCGGAGAAGAGATCGATCGCATCGTCGGCCTCGAGCTCGGCGCGGACGACTATCTTGGTAAGCCGTTCAACCCGCGCGAGTTGATGGCGAGGATGAAAGCGATTCTGCGGCGCTCACAGGCGACCGCAGAGAAGACCGCATCGTCCACCGAGGTGAGCGGCTTCAGTGTCGATTCGCTAAAGCGTGCGATCTCGTTTCGTCAGCGACTTGTGCCGCTCACGGATGCGGAGTTCATGTTGCTGCAATTCTTTCTTGAGAGAGCGCATGAGGTGATCAGCCGCGATGAGCTTTCGCTGACGGTTTTTGAGCGCGCGTCTCGCCCCTTCGATCGCACCGTGGACATGACCGTCTCGCGCTTGCGACGCAAGCTCGAGCAGCTTGCAGGCTTTCACGGCGGCATTCGTTCGGTGCGCAACAGCGGTTACATCTTCGTGCCGGAAGGCGATGGCGGGGAGCGATAA
- a CDS encoding efflux RND transporter periplasmic adaptor subunit, producing MAEPAALNTTQPTHSPQRKHRWLAWLLGVVVVLLLLVPLFLHSKDATPAGPPAGAGTSVTVEAVKQGSMDVFLDALGTVTPLQTVNVYSQASGRVMAVNYREGQMVQKGQSLVEIDPRPVEAQLQQALGTLAKDRSALEQDKVNLKRYQDALAGNAIAQQTVFDAEATVRQAEGTVQNDEGSVAYYRVQLSYCHIVAPISGRIGLRLVDPGNTIFSGSSSTIATITQLNPITTVFSIAEDHMPAVQKQIQQQKDGLRVDLYDRALENKLSTGKLLTFDNQVDTSTGTVRLRAQFDNQSNTLFPNQFVNARLEVNRLENAKIVSTAAVQYNGQQAFVYTIDPANKVHLQNVTVINTEGNQSAIDGINVGERVVTSNFDRIQDGGSVSIQGAKPATKTTGQAR from the coding sequence ATGGCAGAACCGGCAGCCCTGAACACAACCCAGCCTACGCATTCACCCCAACGCAAACATCGTTGGCTTGCCTGGCTCCTCGGCGTGGTCGTCGTGCTGCTGTTGCTCGTGCCGCTCTTCCTGCACTCCAAGGACGCAACACCAGCTGGCCCGCCTGCCGGCGCTGGCACCTCCGTCACCGTCGAGGCCGTGAAGCAAGGATCGATGGATGTCTTCCTCGATGCCCTCGGCACGGTCACGCCGCTGCAGACCGTGAACGTATACAGCCAGGCCAGCGGTCGAGTCATGGCGGTCAACTACCGCGAGGGGCAGATGGTGCAGAAAGGACAATCTCTCGTAGAGATCGACCCGCGCCCTGTAGAAGCGCAACTGCAACAGGCTCTCGGCACCCTGGCGAAAGACCGCTCCGCACTCGAGCAGGACAAGGTGAATCTCAAGCGCTATCAGGACGCGCTTGCCGGCAACGCCATCGCGCAGCAGACGGTCTTCGACGCAGAAGCCACCGTGCGACAGGCCGAAGGCACCGTGCAAAACGACGAAGGCTCCGTTGCCTACTATCGCGTGCAGCTTTCTTACTGCCACATCGTCGCGCCCATCTCCGGACGCATCGGCCTGCGCCTCGTAGACCCCGGCAACACCATCTTCTCCGGCAGCAGTTCCACCATCGCGACGATCACGCAACTGAACCCGATCACAACGGTCTTCTCCATCGCCGAAGACCACATGCCAGCCGTACAGAAACAGATCCAGCAGCAGAAGGACGGACTGCGCGTAGATCTCTACGATCGCGCGCTGGAAAACAAACTTTCCACGGGTAAGCTGCTCACCTTTGACAACCAGGTAGACACCTCCACCGGCACCGTTCGCCTGCGTGCACAGTTCGACAACCAGTCCAATACGCTCTTCCCCAATCAGTTCGTCAATGCGCGACTCGAAGTGAATCGTCTTGAGAACGCGAAGATCGTCAGCACCGCAGCCGTGCAGTACAACGGTCAGCAGGCGTTCGTCTACACCATCGACCCGGCCAACAAGGTGCATCTGCAGAACGTCACCGTCATCAACACCGAAGGCAATCAGTCCGCCATCGATGGCATCAATGTCGGCGAGCGCGTCGTCACCAGCAACTTCGACCGCATTCAGGACGGCGGTAGCGTCTCCATCCAAGGCGCAAAGCCCGCCACGAAGACGACAGGACAAGCACGATGA
- a CDS encoding efflux RND transporter permease subunit gives MNLSELFIKRPVATILLMVAILLVGVVSYMQLPISALPEVNYPTIQVQTFYPGASPDVMSSTVTGPLEKQFGQIQGLSQMTSTSSGGSSVIVLQFSLTEDIDVAEQEVQAAINAATSYLPDDLPVPPIYSKTNPADAPVLTLALTSKSLTLSQVEDLADTRLAPKISQLSGVGLVTIQGGQKPAVRIQANPVALSSYGLTLEDLRTALSNNSVNGSKGTFNGPQQAYTIDANDQLTSADQYKDVVVAYKNGNAVFVKDIAHVTNSVENNQLAAWSGETPAIILNIQRQSNANTIKVVDSIQALLPELKSTLPASVEVRTLTDRTVTVRASVEDVEYELLLTIGLVVAVIFMFLRSWRATIIPAVAVPLSLIGTFAAMYALGYSLNNLTLMALTISTGFVVDDAIVMIENISRYLEEGMSPMEAALKGSSEIGFTILSLTVSLIAVLIPLLFMSDITGRLFREFAVTLAVTIVISAVVSLTLTPMMASRLLKHTPPEEEGRFYKWSENIFERIIHFYGRTLTWVLGRQIATLIVALLTIITAGLLYYYIPKGFFPTQDTGVIQAITQAPEATSFDAMEQRQKAVARIVLADPAVESISSFVGVDGTNATLNSGRLQITLKPLSTRKVSASDIIQRLRSKVSTVEGIKTYMQPVQDLTVEDRVSRTQYQYTIEDPDQAELNAWTQKIVEQFRKLPQLQDVVTDEAPNGNSLNVTIDRVTASRLGVTPSTLDATLYDAFGQRQVTTLYTQTNQYHVILEALPQFQSSPRGLDSIYLQGTNGTSSSSSTGSSSSSSSSSSSSTSSTSQLSAASSSGVSAVASSNSALATTSASSQLSSSASSNTLTSNSSVLQTASNNATTTIAGSSTTGTSAASSSGTSSSDTTALPIPMSAFSTVEKKLSPLTIDHQGQFPVVTVSFNLAPGVHLSQAVDAIHKVEKDMKPPVNLQLQFQGTAASYENSLANEGLLVLAALLTVYIVLGVLYESFIHPFTILSTLPSAGVGALLALFVCKQDLGIVGIIGIVLLIGIVKKNGIMIVDFAMQAEREEGKSPEEAIYSASLLRFRPILMTTLAALFGGIPLALGQGIGAELRRPLGIAMVGGLLVSQLLTLYTTPVIYLWFDRISQRLRRSRNAQFVPSVEPGA, from the coding sequence ATGAACCTGTCCGAACTCTTCATCAAGCGGCCTGTTGCGACCATCCTGCTGATGGTCGCCATCCTTCTCGTGGGCGTTGTTTCCTACATGCAGCTGCCGATCTCCGCATTGCCTGAGGTGAACTACCCGACGATCCAGGTGCAGACGTTCTACCCCGGTGCAAGCCCGGACGTGATGTCCTCCACCGTAACGGGGCCGCTTGAGAAGCAGTTCGGACAGATTCAAGGACTGAGCCAGATGACCTCCACCTCCTCGGGCGGGTCCTCGGTCATCGTGCTTCAGTTTTCGCTCACCGAAGATATCGACGTCGCCGAGCAAGAGGTGCAAGCGGCCATCAACGCCGCTACCAGCTATCTTCCAGACGATCTTCCCGTACCGCCGATCTATAGCAAAACAAACCCCGCCGACGCACCGGTCCTTACGCTGGCGCTTACGTCAAAGAGCCTCACGCTTTCGCAAGTCGAAGACCTCGCCGACACACGCCTCGCACCAAAGATCTCTCAGCTTTCAGGCGTAGGACTTGTCACAATCCAAGGTGGACAGAAGCCTGCCGTTCGCATTCAAGCGAATCCTGTCGCGCTGTCTTCGTACGGCCTCACACTCGAAGACCTGCGAACTGCGCTCTCCAACAACAGCGTGAATGGCTCGAAGGGAACCTTCAACGGACCTCAGCAAGCGTACACGATCGACGCAAACGATCAGCTCACCTCGGCCGATCAATACAAGGACGTAGTCGTTGCCTACAAGAACGGCAACGCGGTCTTCGTCAAAGACATCGCCCACGTGACGAACTCGGTGGAGAACAACCAACTCGCCGCTTGGTCCGGTGAAACGCCTGCAATCATTCTCAACATTCAGCGCCAATCCAACGCGAACACGATCAAGGTCGTCGACTCGATTCAGGCGCTCCTCCCCGAGCTCAAGTCCACACTGCCGGCTTCCGTCGAAGTCCGCACTCTGACGGATCGTACCGTTACGGTACGCGCATCCGTTGAAGATGTGGAATACGAGCTTTTGCTCACCATTGGCCTCGTCGTTGCGGTCATCTTCATGTTCCTCCGCTCCTGGCGCGCGACCATCATCCCGGCCGTGGCCGTGCCGCTCTCGCTCATCGGCACCTTCGCGGCGATGTACGCGCTCGGCTATAGCCTGAACAATCTCACCCTGATGGCGCTGACTATCTCCACCGGCTTCGTGGTGGACGATGCCATCGTGATGATCGAAAACATCAGCCGCTATCTCGAAGAGGGCATGTCTCCGATGGAAGCTGCGCTCAAAGGATCCTCTGAAATCGGCTTCACGATCCTTTCGCTGACCGTCTCTCTCATCGCCGTGCTGATTCCCTTGCTCTTCATGAGCGACATCACGGGGCGTCTCTTCCGGGAGTTCGCCGTGACCCTCGCGGTCACGATCGTCATCTCCGCCGTCGTATCGCTCACCCTCACTCCGATGATGGCGTCTCGCCTGCTGAAGCACACGCCGCCGGAAGAAGAAGGTCGCTTCTATAAGTGGTCCGAGAATATCTTCGAGCGCATCATCCACTTCTACGGACGCACGCTCACCTGGGTACTTGGACGACAGATCGCGACACTCATCGTAGCGTTGCTCACGATCATCACCGCAGGTCTGCTCTACTACTACATCCCGAAGGGCTTCTTCCCCACGCAGGACACGGGCGTCATCCAGGCGATCACCCAGGCACCAGAGGCGACGAGCTTCGATGCGATGGAGCAGCGACAGAAAGCCGTCGCGCGCATCGTCCTCGCCGACCCGGCAGTGGAGTCGATCTCCTCCTTCGTTGGCGTCGATGGAACCAACGCCACGCTCAACAGCGGTCGCCTGCAGATCACGCTGAAGCCGCTCTCAACCCGCAAAGTCAGCGCTTCCGACATCATCCAACGTCTGCGCAGCAAGGTGTCCACTGTCGAGGGCATCAAGACCTACATGCAGCCCGTGCAGGACCTCACCGTAGAAGATCGCGTGAGCCGTACGCAGTATCAATACACCATCGAAGACCCCGACCAGGCGGAGCTCAACGCATGGACACAGAAGATCGTCGAGCAGTTCCGTAAGCTTCCGCAGCTGCAGGATGTTGTTACCGACGAAGCACCGAATGGCAACTCGCTGAACGTCACCATCGATCGCGTCACCGCCTCGCGCCTGGGAGTGACGCCGTCCACTCTCGACGCAACGCTCTACGACGCCTTCGGCCAACGCCAGGTCACAACTCTCTACACGCAGACGAACCAGTATCACGTGATCCTCGAAGCCCTGCCGCAGTTCCAGTCATCACCGCGCGGCCTCGACAGCATTTACCTCCAGGGCACGAACGGTACGAGCTCGTCGAGTTCCACGGGCAGCTCTTCCTCTTCTTCCTCGAGTTCGTCTTCCTCCACGAGCAGCACATCGCAACTCAGCGCGGCATCAAGCTCTGGCGTCAGCGCTGTCGCCTCAAGCAACTCCGCGCTCGCCACAACATCTGCATCCTCGCAGTTGAGCTCTTCCGCAAGCAGCAACACACTCACCAGCAACAGCAGCGTGCTGCAAACCGCGTCGAACAACGCCACGACCACCATTGCTGGCTCATCGACAACCGGCACTTCCGCAGCTTCCAGCTCGGGCACTTCGTCGTCGGACACAACCGCTCTACCGATTCCGATGAGCGCCTTCAGCACGGTAGAGAAGAAACTCAGCCCGCTCACCATCGATCATCAAGGGCAGTTCCCTGTCGTCACGGTCAGCTTCAACCTCGCTCCGGGCGTTCACCTGAGCCAGGCGGTCGACGCGATCCACAAAGTTGAGAAGGACATGAAGCCACCGGTGAATCTGCAGCTTCAGTTTCAGGGCACTGCGGCTTCCTATGAGAACTCGCTCGCCAACGAAGGACTACTGGTTCTCGCGGCACTGCTCACCGTGTATATCGTCCTCGGCGTTCTCTACGAAAGCTTCATTCACCCCTTCACGATTCTCTCGACGTTGCCCTCGGCCGGCGTAGGCGCACTGCTCGCGCTGTTTGTCTGCAAACAGGACCTCGGCATCGTGGGCATCATCGGCATCGTGTTGCTCATCGGCATCGTGAAGAAGAACGGCATCATGATCGTCGACTTCGCGATGCAAGCTGAGCGCGAAGAAGGCAAGAGTCCTGAAGAGGCCATCTACTCCGCATCGCTGCTGCGCTTCCGCCCCATCTTGATGACCACGCTGGCCGCGCTCTTCGGAGGTATCCCTCTTGCGCTAGGCCAGGGTATCGGCGCGGAGCTTCGTCGCCCGCTGGGCATCGCGATGGTGGGCGGTTTGCTCGTCAGCCAACTGCTCACGCTGTACACGACCCCTGTCATCTATCTCTGGTTCGACCGCATTAGCCAACGCCTGCGCCGCTCCAGGAACGCGCAGTTCGTTCCGTCCGTGGAGCCCGGCGCATGA
- a CDS encoding efflux RND transporter permease subunit, with amino-acid sequence MNLSAPAIRRPIATILLTAAIALAGSIAFNVLPVSPLPQIDSPTISVNASLPGASPEVMAAAVATPLERQFGHIAGVTEMVSQSSTGSATISLQFDLNRNIDAAARDVQAAISAARTYLPTNLPSNPTYRKVNSADRPIAIIAVTSDSASTGEMYDSASTILEQKLSQIQGVGQVTVGGSSLPAVRVEINPLQLQHYGVSLTTVATFLQNQNAHSPTGSIADGKTTAFIKVNDQLSKAADYKDLVVTVKNGSPIRLRDVAEVEDGTESIRSAGYVNGKTAVMIIVFKQPGANIIQTVDKIKSELPAMQLAIPASQHIGIMVDATTTIRASLHDVERTLLLSILLVILVVFVFLRDWRATLIPGIAVPVSLIGTFAAMYLLGYSLDNLSLMALTISTGFVIDDAIVVMENIKRHLEDGMPTKEAAFKGAKEIGFTVLSITASLLAVFIPILMMGGIIGRLFREFAVTLSLAITISMLLSLTTTPMLCSLLLKQHGETRHGKLYLIVERAFELLVRGYERSLRWVLRDHAVMVLILFFVTAAMNITYLTRVSKGFFPTQDTGEIMGGMRGPQDASFGMMSDALKRAIAIVRADPAVQNAVGFTGGQGTSNSGFMFVALKPLAQRGVSAAEVVNRLRPRLAKIKQAQTFLMAAQDLQIGGRQTNAQYQYTLQADSTADLRSYVPKLYLKMKELPALRDVDTDLQAGGLEAYLTYDRATAARLGITASDIDNVLNDSYSQAEPSTIYKALNQYHVVLEAQPRFYTGPDALKDTYVQSSAGTVPIAAITTYKPLTGPLSVNHTGLYPSSTLSFNLAPGASLSDATAQIHNLESSLGIPKSVHGTFTGTAQQYQASLSSEPLLIATAIFAIYIVLGVLYESFIHPITILTTLPSASLGAVITLVLFHAELDIISLIGIILLIGIVKKNAIMMIDFALQLEREQQMKTEDAIFQACVLRFRPILMTTAAAFFGAVPLAFGTGIGSELRRPLGLTILGGLLVSQVLTLYTTPVIYMFMDRLRKRFSRHGAQLQPQRPHTLPTPQEAL; translated from the coding sequence ATGAACCTCTCCGCTCCTGCCATCCGAAGGCCCATCGCCACCATCCTGCTGACAGCAGCGATCGCACTCGCCGGCTCCATCGCGTTCAACGTATTGCCCGTGTCGCCGCTGCCGCAGATCGACTCGCCCACCATATCGGTAAACGCCTCACTACCGGGCGCATCCCCAGAAGTGATGGCCGCAGCGGTGGCCACGCCGCTGGAGCGCCAGTTCGGCCACATCGCTGGCGTCACGGAGATGGTGAGCCAGAGCTCCACCGGCTCCGCGACGATCTCCCTGCAGTTCGATCTCAACCGCAACATCGACGCTGCCGCGCGCGACGTGCAGGCCGCCATCAGCGCTGCTCGCACGTACCTCCCCACCAACCTGCCGTCGAACCCCACATACCGCAAGGTGAACTCTGCGGACCGACCCATCGCGATCATCGCCGTCACCTCTGACTCTGCTTCTACAGGCGAAATGTATGACTCTGCGTCAACCATCCTCGAGCAGAAGCTTTCACAGATTCAAGGCGTCGGTCAGGTCACTGTAGGGGGATCCTCGTTGCCTGCGGTCCGCGTCGAGATCAATCCCCTGCAGTTGCAGCACTACGGCGTCAGCCTCACGACGGTGGCGACGTTTCTGCAGAACCAGAACGCGCACTCACCGACGGGAAGCATCGCGGACGGCAAGACTACAGCCTTCATCAAGGTGAACGATCAACTCTCGAAAGCTGCGGACTACAAAGACCTCGTCGTCACCGTGAAGAACGGATCGCCGATTCGCCTGCGCGATGTGGCCGAAGTCGAGGACGGCACGGAAAGCATTCGCTCCGCGGGCTACGTCAACGGCAAGACTGCAGTGATGATCATCGTGTTCAAGCAGCCCGGCGCGAACATCATTCAGACGGTGGACAAGATCAAAAGCGAACTGCCTGCTATGCAACTTGCGATCCCGGCCTCGCAACACATCGGAATCATGGTCGACGCAACGACGACGATTCGCGCGTCGCTGCATGATGTCGAGCGAACGCTGCTGCTCTCAATCTTGCTGGTAATTCTGGTCGTCTTCGTTTTTCTGCGCGATTGGCGTGCCACGCTGATCCCCGGCATCGCCGTTCCCGTCTCGCTGATCGGAACATTTGCGGCGATGTACCTGCTCGGCTATTCGCTGGACAATCTCTCGTTGATGGCGCTTACCATCTCCACCGGCTTCGTCATTGACGACGCAATCGTGGTGATGGAAAACATCAAGCGGCATCTCGAAGATGGAATGCCCACCAAGGAAGCAGCCTTCAAAGGCGCCAAGGAGATCGGCTTCACGGTACTCTCGATCACCGCGTCGCTGCTGGCTGTCTTCATTCCCATCCTGATGATGGGCGGGATCATCGGACGTCTCTTCCGCGAGTTTGCCGTCACGCTTTCGCTCGCCATCACCATCTCCATGCTGTTGTCGCTGACAACGACACCCATGCTCTGCTCATTGCTGCTGAAGCAGCACGGCGAGACCAGGCATGGAAAGCTATATCTGATCGTCGAGCGTGCGTTTGAGCTTCTTGTACGCGGCTACGAACGCTCACTGCGCTGGGTACTGCGAGACCATGCAGTGATGGTGCTGATCCTCTTCTTCGTGACTGCGGCGATGAATATCACGTACCTCACACGCGTCTCGAAGGGCTTCTTCCCCACGCAGGACACGGGAGAGATCATGGGCGGAATGCGTGGGCCGCAGGACGCGTCCTTCGGCATGATGAGCGACGCACTGAAGCGCGCGATCGCCATCGTGCGCGCTGACCCCGCCGTGCAGAATGCTGTCGGCTTCACCGGCGGACAGGGCACGAGCAACAGCGGATTTATGTTCGTCGCGTTGAAGCCACTGGCACAACGCGGTGTCAGCGCAGCTGAGGTCGTCAATCGCCTGCGACCCAGGCTCGCAAAGATCAAGCAGGCGCAGACCTTCCTCATGGCCGCGCAAGATCTGCAGATCGGCGGACGCCAGACCAACGCGCAGTATCAGTACACCCTGCAAGCGGACAGTACGGCGGACCTGCGCAGCTATGTGCCGAAGCTTTATCTCAAGATGAAAGAGCTGCCGGCATTGCGCGATGTGGATACGGACCTGCAAGCAGGCGGCCTCGAGGCGTACCTCACTTACGACCGCGCGACCGCTGCGCGCTTAGGCATCACCGCGAGCGATATCGATAACGTCCTCAATGACTCGTATTCGCAAGCCGAGCCGTCAACGATCTATAAAGCGCTGAACCAATACCACGTCGTGCTCGAAGCGCAGCCGCGGTTCTACACCGGCCCCGACGCGTTGAAAGACACGTACGTTCAAAGCAGCGCAGGCACTGTCCCCATAGCCGCAATCACGACATATAAGCCGCTGACGGGCCCACTCTCCGTCAACCACACCGGGCTCTATCCGTCCTCGACGCTGTCCTTCAACCTCGCCCCAGGTGCGTCCCTCAGCGATGCCACAGCACAGATTCACAACCTTGAATCATCGCTCGGTATCCCAAAGAGCGTACACGGAACCTTCACCGGAACCGCGCAGCAATATCAAGCATCGTTGAGCTCTGAGCCGTTGTTGATCGCCACCGCTATCTTCGCGATCTACATCGTTCTCGGCGTTTTGTACGAGAGCTTCATCCACCCGATCACGATTCTGACTACGCTGCCATCGGCATCTCTCGGCGCAGTGATCACGCTTGTGCTCTTTCACGCAGAGCTCGACATCATCTCGCTCATCGGCATCATCCTGCTGATCGGCATCGTGAAGAAGAACGCCATCATGATGATCGACTTCGCTCTACAGCTGGAGCGCGAGCAGCAGATGAAGACCGAGGACGCCATCTTCCAGGCATGTGTGCTGCGCTTCCGCCCCATCCTGATGACGACCGCTGCAGCGTTCTTCGGCGCAGTCCCTCTCGCTTTCGGCACCGGCATCGGATCGGAGCTGCGGCGCCCGTTGGGTCTCACGATTCTGGGCGGCCTGCTTGTCAGCCAGGTGCTCACGCTCTACACCACACCGGTCATTTACATGTTCATGGACCGCCTGCGCAAGCGCTTCTCGCGGCACGGCGCGCAGCTCCAGCCGCAAAGACCTCACACTTTGCCGACACCTCAGGAGGCACTCTAA